From Sporosarcina sp. Te-1, the proteins below share one genomic window:
- the lepB gene encoding signal peptidase I, whose translation MKHLSDDEILQELKQLGKAFEPNPEQRKNVQRLLFQPSRPQRTFRQRTLLPTIISLIVLCSICVGLYINFSGSSAKLGGSSTVDVTSSWEGILLKQTSHTSPTKYVILFTKNSFTIEDQSIIPFIQQSKANKEEAIRGYKIKDPTLVPGEYTNYTVKKSGDTYTITASDSFTYTLEKFGPRRYVGEDGIEYSTRSYLDQEGTITDEVTPRRLESAEQTEQTFLIDWSSDAMDSGDHDFDTSYHGQLVVSPDTKNLERGQAVYYHMPRSIITKNPAIPEMYIGRIIGLPGERVEIKSGQVYIDGMKLDSFYGKATVRGMGEIEYFTNKDSEQGFKEYFNMNMSPVKVQDDMVFLLVDQWWRGTDSRDFGSLPIQEIEGVIIGYEE comes from the coding sequence ATGAAACACTTATCCGATGATGAGATATTACAAGAGTTAAAACAGCTTGGAAAAGCATTTGAACCGAATCCGGAACAACGAAAGAATGTACAGCGCCTTCTGTTCCAACCGTCTCGCCCACAAAGGACATTTCGCCAACGTACATTGCTTCCCACAATCATTTCTCTAATAGTCCTTTGCTCCATATGTGTTGGACTGTATATTAATTTCTCTGGTTCATCTGCAAAACTTGGTGGATCTTCCACTGTAGATGTAACTTCATCGTGGGAAGGAATTTTATTGAAACAGACGAGTCATACAAGCCCTACAAAATATGTAATTTTATTTACCAAGAATAGCTTCACAATAGAAGACCAATCAATCATTCCATTTATCCAACAATCAAAGGCGAATAAAGAAGAAGCAATTCGAGGATATAAAATAAAGGACCCAACTTTAGTTCCCGGAGAGTATACGAATTATACGGTTAAAAAAAGTGGTGACACATATACCATTACCGCCTCGGATTCTTTCACGTATACATTGGAGAAATTCGGTCCTCGAAGATATGTCGGAGAAGATGGCATTGAATATTCCACTCGGTCGTACTTGGATCAGGAAGGAACCATCACAGACGAGGTTACACCGAGAAGGCTCGAATCAGCTGAACAAACGGAGCAGACATTTTTGATTGATTGGAGCTCCGACGCGATGGATAGTGGAGACCATGATTTCGATACTTCCTATCATGGGCAACTTGTCGTTTCACCGGACACAAAAAACTTAGAACGCGGGCAAGCTGTCTATTATCATATGCCTCGTTCTATAATCACAAAAAATCCTGCCATTCCTGAGATGTACATTGGAAGAATCATCGGATTACCCGGTGAGAGGGTAGAAATAAAAAGCGGCCAAGTGTATATTGACGGCATGAAGCTGGATTCGTTCTATGGAAAAGCAACAGTACGCGGTATGGGAGAAATAGAGTACTTCACAAACAAAGATTCTGAACAAGGATTTAAGGAATATTTTAATATGAATATGTCACCTGTAAAAGTTCAAGACGATATGGTATTCCTACTCGTCGATCAGTGGTGGCGAGGCACGGACAGCCGGGATTTTGGTTCTTTGCCGATACAGGAAATAGAAGGAGTTATTATTGGCTATGAAGAATAG
- a CDS encoding DUF4288 domain-containing protein, with amino-acid sequence MKLYSIKLLLESIVVPNDDHLKTFEETIVLLRSTSREDIESKIRNHFVDDTYENAVGGQVTWRFVTILDIFELVDDFEGNVDFKEVYCRFLPFDELISAEEVIALYSLDK; translated from the coding sequence ATGAAACTTTATTCAATCAAACTGCTGCTGGAATCCATCGTCGTACCAAATGACGATCATTTAAAAACGTTCGAGGAAACGATTGTATTGCTTCGGTCAACGAGCCGAGAAGACATTGAATCCAAAATCCGAAATCACTTTGTTGATGACACATATGAAAATGCGGTAGGGGGACAGGTGACTTGGCGTTTCGTCACCATTTTAGACATATTTGAGTTGGTGGATGACTTTGAAGGGAATGTTGACTTTAAAGAAGTATACTGCCGTTTCTTGCCATTCGATGAGCTGATTTCCGCAGAAGAAGTCATCGCGTTGTATTCTTTGGATAAATAA
- a CDS encoding YfhO family protein encodes MTSTKHRKLSLGMACLAVAILSHLFFLTEFFQGRYMTGLNDGLSQMIPFKYFLYNLFTEGELFYSESFGLGGGVFSQLGYYFSTSLVFYVTVLMTFLLEKMGWISSPNLFYWANIILVISILRMTCILALTTYYFRKIRFAVLPAVVAATLYGTCVMYFRHVTYWEFFADAMLFLPLLLIGVESIMRDGKARWFIAAVALNMIDNFYFAYVNFLITGIYIVFRWLFPLFLEETKKGKQIQLFLFGGLAGAGLSAPFFIPSVYGYLNNYRPSFEDAIPLIGPVDNLLLHGRLVILPAFVLLCLFIVPLYKKRAFRFFAVLTITLCILHYSPMVGSLFNGLSAPQYRWEHFLALAAGGVAGGALHHLKLVRWRDVLIAVTASTVLYSLFFFADPKLKIKFYESYLIICAVVTMVILLLYVHRKKRWAFWVTTGFLIFSSLLTANMFQHEKLTYRDNGKNKGPEYGITREYMESEEYYGVDQRKLIRKLQEVEKDPLARIDWMVDTRNNTPIVQDFNGTSVYSSILNKHLLYFYLDDLAIDMRRESVSRYASLGDRANLYAILNGSYVIRKRGEEGLVPFGFKEIAREGEYVAYQNEYRLPFVRTASVLFQEGDLKGTPALSKERAMLQGIVLEDVGQERTAIPEVENLIDQAALEPVGGTYEDGVLVVTEVSGGLDVIINETGLLKEDVFLSFFIQRKKNDKDYMLTVNDFETERKKNDSIYRTNVNELTIRVPAEERIRIRVPKGKYDLRDFALYTEDYAVLREVKKESDVKPKAAVTWNGHHASVKVDNTKGDSHVVLPIPYERGWTAKVNGTKQEILRANYAFTGLELDDGMNEIELTYYPPFFAASWAVAGFTAILLVGIVYWRRKGMR; translated from the coding sequence ATGACGAGTACTAAACATCGGAAATTGTCCCTCGGGATGGCTTGCCTTGCGGTGGCCATCCTAAGTCATCTCTTTTTCCTGACGGAGTTTTTTCAAGGCAGATATATGACAGGGCTCAATGACGGCCTTTCGCAAATGATTCCGTTCAAGTATTTTCTATACAACCTGTTCACGGAAGGCGAGTTATTCTATTCGGAGAGCTTCGGACTAGGCGGAGGGGTCTTTTCGCAGTTGGGTTATTATTTCTCTACGTCGCTCGTTTTCTATGTGACAGTTCTGATGACATTCCTTCTTGAAAAGATGGGCTGGATTTCTTCACCTAATCTTTTTTACTGGGCAAATATCATACTCGTCATCAGTATTTTACGGATGACGTGCATTCTGGCATTGACTACATATTATTTCAGAAAGATCCGTTTTGCCGTGCTTCCCGCAGTCGTTGCGGCCACCCTGTACGGCACGTGCGTCATGTATTTCCGCCATGTGACGTATTGGGAATTCTTCGCGGATGCGATGCTATTCCTGCCGCTTCTTCTTATTGGTGTTGAATCCATTATGCGGGACGGGAAAGCGCGCTGGTTCATTGCCGCGGTCGCTTTGAACATGATCGACAATTTCTATTTTGCGTACGTCAATTTTTTAATTACTGGCATTTATATCGTCTTCCGCTGGTTGTTTCCACTCTTTTTGGAGGAAACGAAGAAAGGGAAGCAGATCCAGCTGTTTCTGTTCGGCGGATTGGCAGGGGCCGGGCTCAGCGCCCCGTTTTTCATCCCATCGGTTTACGGATATTTGAATAATTACCGGCCGTCCTTTGAAGATGCGATTCCGCTCATCGGGCCGGTTGATAATTTGCTGCTGCACGGACGGCTGGTCATTCTGCCGGCGTTTGTCCTGCTCTGTTTATTCATCGTTCCGCTGTATAAAAAACGGGCGTTTCGCTTTTTTGCTGTCTTGACGATCACGTTGTGCATATTGCATTACAGTCCGATGGTCGGAAGTCTCTTTAACGGGCTGTCCGCTCCGCAATATCGTTGGGAACATTTCCTGGCTCTTGCAGCAGGCGGCGTGGCAGGAGGAGCTTTGCATCATTTGAAACTTGTCAGGTGGCGGGATGTTTTGATTGCTGTCACAGCAAGTACTGTGTTGTATAGCCTGTTTTTTTTCGCCGATCCGAAGTTGAAAATAAAGTTTTATGAATCGTATTTGATTATCTGTGCAGTTGTGACAATGGTGATTTTGCTGCTTTATGTCCATAGAAAGAAACGTTGGGCATTTTGGGTAACAACCGGTTTTCTTATTTTCTCATCCCTCCTTACGGCCAATATGTTCCAACATGAGAAATTGACGTATCGGGATAACGGAAAAAATAAGGGGCCAGAGTACGGCATTACGCGGGAGTACATGGAAAGTGAAGAGTATTACGGAGTCGATCAGCGAAAATTGATCCGTAAATTGCAGGAGGTAGAGAAGGACCCACTGGCGCGAATTGATTGGATGGTCGATACGCGCAATAATACGCCGATTGTTCAAGACTTCAATGGGACGAGTGTCTATTCGAGCATTTTGAATAAACATCTGTTGTACTTCTATTTAGATGACCTTGCCATTGATATGAGGCGGGAAAGTGTAAGCCGCTATGCCTCACTAGGGGATCGCGCCAACCTATATGCCATTTTGAACGGTTCCTATGTAATCCGGAAAAGAGGGGAAGAGGGGCTTGTCCCGTTTGGCTTTAAGGAGATCGCCCGAGAAGGGGAATATGTAGCTTATCAGAACGAGTATAGGTTGCCATTTGTGCGGACGGCTTCGGTTTTATTTCAAGAAGGTGATTTGAAAGGAACGCCTGCCCTTTCGAAGGAACGGGCCATGCTGCAAGGGATCGTGCTGGAGGATGTCGGTCAAGAAAGGACAGCTATACCGGAAGTGGAGAACTTGATAGATCAAGCCGCATTGGAACCAGTTGGCGGAACATATGAGGATGGCGTACTGGTTGTAACAGAAGTGAGCGGAGGGCTTGACGTTATTATAAATGAGACTGGCCTGTTGAAAGAAGATGTATTTCTATCGTTCTTCATTCAGAGGAAAAAGAATGACAAAGACTACATGCTGACGGTGAATGACTTTGAGACGGAACGGAAGAAAAATGATTCCATCTACCGGACGAATGTGAATGAACTGACGATCCGGGTGCCCGCGGAGGAGCGGATTCGCATTCGCGTCCCAAAAGGCAAATATGATTTGCGGGATTTTGCACTGTACACGGAAGACTACGCGGTCTTAAGAGAAGTGAAAAAAGAGAGCGACGTCAAGCCGAAAGCTGCTGTCACATGGAACGGACATCATGCGAGTGTGAAGGTAGACAATACAAAGGGCGACTCGCATGTGGTGCTGCCGATTCCATATGAACGCGGCTGGACGGCGAAAGTAAATGGAACGAAACAGGAGATCCTACGGGCAAATTATGCATTTACGGGACTGGAATTGGATGACGGAATGAATGAGATTGAGCTGACCTACTATCCACCGTTTTTTGCAGCATCGTGGGCAGTGGCGGGCTTTACGGCAATTTTGTTGGTGGGGATAGTGTATTGGAGACGAAAAGGAATGAGATGA
- a CDS encoding GtrA family protein, which translates to MSMRQFINHEFNKFALIGMVNTGVYYALYLAGLHLAHVPYVAAHWLAVVMSMIGSFFLNCYVTYEVKPTWARFIRFPLTQAVNVAVTFILLFLLVEWFGINSSAAPIAALFVTVPITFVVTGKVLKAA; encoded by the coding sequence ATGTCCATGCGTCAATTCATCAATCATGAATTCAATAAATTTGCACTCATCGGCATGGTGAATACGGGTGTGTATTATGCCTTATATTTGGCCGGTTTGCATCTCGCCCATGTACCGTATGTGGCGGCGCATTGGTTGGCGGTCGTCATGAGCATGATCGGTTCCTTCTTCCTGAACTGCTATGTGACATATGAAGTGAAACCGACATGGGCACGGTTTATCCGTTTTCCACTCACACAAGCCGTCAACGTAGCCGTCACATTCATCCTGCTATTTTTGCTAGTGGAATGGTTTGGCATTAACAGCAGTGCAGCACCAATTGCGGCACTATTCGTGACGGTGCCGATTACATTCGTTGTGACAGGGAAGGTGTTGAAGGCAGCATGA
- a CDS encoding glycosyltransferase family 2 protein, with the protein MDQLMISLVIPSYNEAGNIAAVMDAIAKEMRHQQARFEVLFVDDGSTDGTMDEIRSVLLTYPEAEYVSFTRNFGKEAAILAGLQHANGQAVIIMDADLQHPPSLIPELLQGFEEGYHQVVAKRNRKGDSRVRSFLSSFYYRLVNQAIDVRLSNGEGDFRLLSRKAVDSLLLLSESNRFSKGLYAWIGLEQKTITYENVVRQHGETKWSFGKLLNYAIDGIVSFNTKPLRLCFYMGLLSLGAALLYIAITLLGIFKNGVDVPGYFTTISSVLFLGGVQLVSLGILGEYVGRIYNETKKRPHYLVGQSSTEVKGKRDVHASIHQS; encoded by the coding sequence ATGGATCAGCTGATGATTTCGCTCGTCATCCCTTCTTATAATGAAGCGGGGAATATCGCCGCGGTCATGGATGCCATTGCAAAAGAAATGCGTCATCAGCAGGCCCGATTTGAAGTGTTGTTCGTTGATGATGGAAGTACGGACGGGACGATGGATGAAATCCGAAGTGTGCTTCTGACGTATCCTGAAGCCGAGTATGTATCTTTTACACGAAACTTCGGGAAGGAAGCCGCCATCTTGGCTGGCTTGCAGCATGCGAACGGGCAGGCTGTTATTATTATGGACGCTGATCTGCAGCATCCCCCGTCGCTCATTCCAGAACTGTTGCAAGGATTTGAGGAAGGGTATCATCAGGTCGTTGCAAAACGAAATCGCAAAGGGGATTCCAGAGTCCGTTCCTTCCTGTCGAGTTTCTATTACCGTCTCGTCAATCAAGCCATCGATGTACGCCTGAGCAACGGGGAGGGGGATTTCCGGCTGCTCAGCAGAAAGGCTGTGGATTCCCTTCTTTTATTGAGCGAAAGCAACCGTTTTTCCAAAGGGTTGTATGCTTGGATTGGGTTGGAACAGAAGACGATTACGTATGAAAATGTTGTGCGGCAGCATGGCGAGACGAAATGGTCGTTCGGGAAACTGCTTAATTATGCGATCGATGGCATCGTCTCCTTCAATACGAAGCCGCTCCGTCTCTGTTTTTACATGGGATTGCTGTCGCTCGGGGCGGCACTGCTTTATATCGCAATTACATTGCTTGGCATTTTCAAAAATGGCGTCGATGTACCAGGTTATTTTACGACAATCTCATCTGTCCTGTTCCTCGGAGGCGTGCAGCTCGTATCGTTAGGCATCTTGGGGGAGTATGTCGGACGGATTTACAATGAAACGAAGAAACGGCCTCATTATTTGGTTGGCCAGTCCAGTACGGAAGTGAAAGGGAAACGGGATGTCCATGCGTCAATTCATCAATCATGA
- a CDS encoding glycerophosphodiester phosphodiesterase family protein, whose protein sequence is MRRLVAHRGWSGRAPENTMAAFMMALGIETVEAIELDVHLSKDGVPVVIHDFTLERTTDGSGLVGDHTVEELQQLDAGYWFNGRFAYERIPTLEDVLLLAKGRKRLLVELKQKAGYYGGLEETVVELIQRHGMTEEVLVISFDHVSLQKVKALDPSIAVGPIFLGLPTLIAEQVRQVGAGYIGMHHEFLTEEIVEAVQPLGIELGVWTVDTAEDQERLIRLSDSLVITTNYPERLTQQEKVGV, encoded by the coding sequence ATGCGGAGATTGGTTGCACATCGGGGTTGGTCGGGCAGGGCGCCTGAGAATACGATGGCTGCTTTCATGATGGCGCTCGGTATCGAGACGGTTGAAGCAATTGAGTTGGACGTGCATTTGTCGAAGGACGGCGTGCCGGTGGTCATTCATGATTTTACGCTGGAGCGGACGACGGATGGAAGCGGGCTTGTCGGGGATCACACTGTGGAGGAATTGCAACAGCTCGATGCAGGGTACTGGTTTAACGGACGCTTCGCGTATGAACGGATTCCAACTTTAGAGGATGTTCTGTTGCTTGCGAAGGGAAGAAAGCGCCTGTTAGTTGAATTAAAACAGAAAGCTGGCTATTACGGTGGATTGGAAGAGACGGTGGTTGAATTAATTCAACGGCATGGCATGACGGAGGAAGTGCTGGTCATTTCATTTGATCATGTGTCCTTGCAAAAAGTGAAAGCTCTCGACCCGTCTATTGCTGTTGGTCCGATTTTTCTCGGTTTGCCCACGTTGATTGCCGAGCAGGTCAGACAGGTTGGGGCGGGTTATATCGGTATGCATCATGAGTTCTTGACGGAGGAAATAGTGGAGGCGGTGCAGCCGCTAGGAATCGAGCTCGGCGTATGGACGGTCGATACGGCAGAGGATCAGGAGCGGTTGATCCGGCTTTCCGATTCACTTGTCATTACTACGAACTATCCGGAGCGACTTACGCAGCAAGAGAAAGTAGGTGTCTAA
- a CDS encoding carbohydrate ABC transporter permease translates to MKKNPLWKVLNGIGLLLLITIFALPFVWMISTSFKTLGETMVFPPKWIPDNLLWENFSKAWNSGPFLKYFFNSTIVALGILVLQFATIIPAAYAFARYKFKGSNFFFGVTMVTLMIPTQLIFLPVYLQMSAWGLLDSLWALILPFASSAFGIFLLRQSFKQVPEELLEAARLDQASEWQIIMKIMVPMAKPVLITFAMFSFIAHWNDYFWPLVMTTTDASRTLPLGISKLREVDGGVAWNILMAGNLILVVPILFVFFFAQRQIIRAFVYTGVK, encoded by the coding sequence ATGAAAAAGAATCCTCTTTGGAAGGTCCTCAATGGCATTGGGTTGCTGTTGCTGATCACGATATTTGCACTGCCTTTCGTCTGGATGATTTCCACCTCATTTAAGACATTAGGCGAGACCATGGTGTTTCCGCCCAAATGGATTCCGGATAACTTGCTTTGGGAGAATTTCTCGAAGGCATGGAATTCCGGCCCATTCCTAAAATACTTTTTCAACAGCACAATTGTGGCGCTTGGCATTCTGGTTTTACAATTTGCGACCATTATACCGGCGGCATACGCGTTTGCCCGTTATAAATTCAAAGGCAGCAATTTCTTTTTCGGGGTAACGATGGTCACGTTGATGATTCCGACGCAGCTCATTTTCTTGCCGGTTTACCTACAAATGAGTGCATGGGGCTTACTCGACTCGTTATGGGCACTCATCTTGCCATTTGCGTCGAGTGCATTCGGAATCTTCCTTTTGCGCCAGTCTTTCAAGCAAGTGCCGGAGGAGTTGCTGGAGGCCGCCCGTTTGGACCAGGCGAGTGAATGGCAAATCATCATGAAAATCATGGTGCCGATGGCGAAACCGGTGTTGATCACATTTGCGATGTTTAGCTTCATCGCCCATTGGAATGACTATTTTTGGCCGCTCGTCATGACGACGACCGATGCCTCACGCACGTTGCCGCTTGGCATTTCCAAGTTGCGTGAAGTGGACGGCGGTGTCGCCTGGAATATATTAATGGCCGGCAATCTCATTCTCGTTGTGCCGATCCTGTTCGTTTTCTTCTTCGCGCAACGGCAAATCATCCGTGCGTTTGTGTATACCGGGGTGAAGTGA
- a CDS encoding carbohydrate ABC transporter permease, whose amino-acid sequence MSLGKARPYIMIFPAILVFTLFFLYPIGYMIYLSFHDWNFISPDKNYVGFDNFATLLKDAKFMQVLQNTFIYSALTVSLTISISLLLALWLNRKGAMYGFVQGAIFSPHIISLVSISMLWMWLMDTDYGLLNWFLNLFGISNVPWLTDPKTSLLSLIIVAVWKGIGYYTLIFIAGLQSIPKDIYEAAALDDTSKVRTFFKLTLPMLSPTLFFLTIIGLIGSFQVFETISIMTGGGPINSTNTIVYYIYENGFRFFKIGYASTAGVLLLGIIGVFTILYFRLLSRKVHYQ is encoded by the coding sequence ATGAGCTTAGGTAAAGCAAGACCGTACATTATGATTTTCCCAGCCATCCTAGTGTTCACTCTATTTTTCCTCTATCCGATCGGCTACATGATTTATTTAAGCTTTCATGACTGGAATTTCATCAGTCCGGATAAAAACTATGTCGGCTTTGACAATTTCGCTACGTTACTAAAGGACGCCAAGTTTATGCAGGTGCTTCAAAACACATTCATCTATTCGGCGTTGACCGTGTCTCTCACCATCAGCATCTCGTTGCTGCTGGCCTTGTGGTTGAACCGGAAAGGCGCGATGTATGGATTTGTCCAAGGGGCAATTTTTAGTCCTCATATCATTTCACTTGTTTCCATTTCTATGCTGTGGATGTGGTTGATGGATACGGACTACGGCCTGCTGAATTGGTTTCTGAACCTATTTGGAATTTCGAATGTGCCATGGCTGACAGATCCGAAGACCTCGTTGTTGTCGCTTATCATCGTGGCGGTGTGGAAAGGGATCGGGTATTATACACTCATTTTCATTGCCGGACTGCAAAGCATTCCGAAGGATATCTACGAGGCGGCTGCGCTGGATGATACGAGCAAGGTGCGGACGTTTTTCAAATTAACGCTGCCTATGCTGTCACCGACACTGTTCTTCTTGACAATTATCGGGTTGATCGGCTCATTCCAAGTGTTTGAAACAATCTCCATCATGACAGGGGGCGGCCCGATTAATTCGACTAACACAATCGTTTATTACATTTACGAAAATGGCTTCCGCTTCTTTAAGATCGGCTATGCATCAACTGCAGGGGTTCTTCTGCTTGGCATTATTGGAGTCTTTACCATTTTGTATTTCCGGCTATTGTCCCGGAAAGTTCATTACCAGTAA
- a CDS encoding ABC transporter ATP-binding protein, protein MAEIRLENVVKRFNEDEVVKNLDLTIADGSFTVIVGPSGCGKSTTLRMIAGLESPTSGDIWIDDQCVTNVEPGKRNIAMVFQNYALYPTMTVRKNIEFGLVNKKVPKAEREALIQEISDIVGLTEHLDKKPQQLSGGQRQRVALARAMVKKPKVFILDEPLSNLDAKLRGQMRRELIQLHKRLGTTFIYVTHDQVEAMSMGDQIILLNKGVVQQVDSPMNMYHDPNNVFTAEFIGTPAMNILERERLDIFLPSLLERVRYVGFKPEHAHISAEMEKMPDHLVMKSEIITTETLGAETIYTVVNQAGTMNIKSFTEPITDVQKVYIAIPFDQLYFFDENEQRIRAAGEKKMETPKPAMVGGA, encoded by the coding sequence ATGGCTGAAATCAGGTTGGAGAACGTCGTAAAACGATTTAATGAGGACGAAGTGGTGAAGAACCTGGATTTAACCATTGCAGATGGTTCGTTCACAGTGATTGTCGGGCCTTCCGGCTGCGGTAAATCAACGACGCTCCGGATGATCGCGGGACTCGAATCACCGACAAGCGGCGATATTTGGATTGACGATCAATGCGTAACGAATGTAGAGCCGGGGAAGCGGAATATTGCAATGGTGTTCCAAAACTATGCACTGTACCCGACAATGACCGTGCGAAAAAATATTGAATTCGGGTTGGTGAATAAAAAGGTCCCGAAGGCAGAGCGTGAGGCGTTGATTCAAGAAATCAGCGACATCGTTGGTCTTACGGAACACTTGGACAAAAAGCCACAGCAGCTTTCCGGCGGACAGCGGCAACGGGTGGCATTAGCCCGTGCGATGGTGAAGAAGCCGAAAGTGTTCATTTTGGATGAGCCGCTGTCCAATCTTGATGCAAAGCTGAGGGGACAGATGCGGCGTGAATTGATCCAGCTGCATAAGCGGCTGGGTACGACATTCATTTATGTGACACATGATCAGGTGGAAGCGATGTCGATGGGTGATCAGATCATTCTCTTAAATAAAGGCGTCGTGCAGCAAGTGGATTCTCCAATGAATATGTACCATGACCCAAACAATGTATTCACAGCTGAATTTATCGGCACTCCGGCAATGAACATATTGGAAAGGGAGCGTCTTGATATTTTCCTGCCGAGTCTATTGGAGCGTGTCCGCTACGTCGGCTTCAAGCCGGAGCACGCACATATTAGCGCGGAGATGGAGAAGATGCCTGATCATCTGGTGATGAAAAGTGAGATCATTACGACTGAGACGCTCGGAGCCGAAACGATTTATACCGTTGTGAATCAAGCGGGAACGATGAACATCAAAAGCTTCACCGAACCGATAACGGACGTGCAAAAAGTGTATATTGCCATTCCGTTTGATCAGTTGTACTTCTTTGACGAGAACGAGCAACGAATCCGGGCAGCGGGTGAAAAGAAAATGGAAACGCCGAAGCCGGCAATGGTCGGAGGGGCTTGA
- a CDS encoding HAD family hydrolase, whose amino-acid sequence MLNWLDELKVVIFDLDGTLYQDDAFLGRYLGYLLEGTLDETETAEVVMEAYDILDGSHTVPFGCFFDRQQHVVYEHENFEPTASFTWEGLKRDAQKTDPASLLFVGDVWCVAHVYAEKYKVPVDKRASAFEKVRYEMIRQPHGIRLHSPLFESIRAMNVERKIFMTNTPGETGPAFVHYLNIGTLFDDFVFDARKPTGMENMVEKLIEEGYAPHEILSVGDNPFNDLAPVKRLGGRTCLISPYSHFGNHAWDGAVKNVEELAAFLRQPSAVNL is encoded by the coding sequence ATGTTGAACTGGCTGGATGAATTGAAAGTGGTCATATTTGATCTGGATGGAACGCTCTATCAGGATGATGCTTTTTTAGGCCGATATCTTGGCTACCTGTTGGAAGGGACATTGGATGAAACAGAAACTGCGGAAGTCGTCATGGAAGCTTACGACATTTTGGATGGAAGTCACACGGTTCCGTTTGGCTGCTTTTTTGATCGTCAACAACATGTTGTATATGAACACGAGAATTTCGAACCGACAGCCAGTTTTACATGGGAGGGCCTAAAGCGGGATGCCCAGAAAACGGACCCGGCCTCCTTGCTGTTCGTTGGGGACGTATGGTGCGTTGCGCACGTCTATGCGGAAAAATATAAGGTGCCTGTTGACAAGCGGGCGAGCGCCTTTGAGAAAGTCCGTTATGAAATGATTCGCCAACCGCATGGGATTCGCCTTCATTCCCCTTTATTTGAAAGCATTCGGGCTATGAATGTAGAGCGAAAAATTTTCATGACGAATACACCAGGGGAGACCGGGCCTGCATTCGTTCATTATTTAAATATTGGTACGCTGTTTGATGACTTCGTGTTTGATGCAAGGAAGCCGACCGGTATGGAGAATATGGTCGAGAAGCTGATTGAGGAAGGGTACGCTCCTCATGAGATACTCTCAGTCGGAGATAATCCGTTCAATGATTTGGCACCTGTCAAACGCTTGGGCGGACGGACGTGCCTCATTTCTCCGTATTCCCATTTCGGCAATCATGCATGGGACGGAGCGGTAAAGAACGTGGAGGAGCTCGCCGCCTTTTTGCGCCAACCCTCCGCAGTGAACTTATGA